A segment of the Lolium perenne isolate Kyuss_39 chromosome 3, Kyuss_2.0, whole genome shotgun sequence genome:
TTGTTAATAGATTAACTAGCAACACTACTTGGCAACAACTAGATAACCAAAAAGTATACATAAAATTCATGCTTTTCACATGTTTACTTAAGGATACTATATTTTTCGATAAGGTTAAGGATACTATACGAAAGCAATTTACACAGGGCTAGCTAAAACATACCTGTGCATGGTAGCGGCACTGACACACGGCAGACAAAGGGTAGTGTTCCAGCTCTGTCTTTCTCATCATCGTTGCAAAACTCAGCGAAGAATAGCAGCGGAGTTGTCCCGGTAGGAAACTGAGTGCCTTTGGGTGTTGCCAGGAAATTGACATGAGTGCGGTAGCACTTACCAACAGTGCCAACTGGGCCTGACACGTATTTGTTCACGCCACAGATAGTATGAAGCTCATACGTGGGTTCCTGTAAATGGAGAGAGGAAGTAAATTAGATTAGTTCAGTGAGGAGCTACTTTGGCATAGCACAAACATGTGACAAAATGTTAGCGCCAAACAAACAAACACCGAGCGAAACAAACCTACCGCACTCTGCATTGCAGCATACGCACTCAGGGCAGCATTGATCTTTTCGGAAATTCTTGTATGTGAACTCAGGTGCCATGGATGAGCGAACGGGCGAAGTGGCTGCTCACTGCAGGCGGCCTCAGGACACAACAACCTGGCAAGGCACTGAACATCTTCAGAAGAGAGTTGGCCACTGCCCTTCAGTAGCATTGATATCTGCTGAGATGGACAGGAATGCAAAACCTTTGCTTGAGCATCAGGGTTGGGGTGATGGGCAGCCGTAGCGGCAGCGAAAAAGGCCTTCTCCAAGTCAGCAGTCGCCTCAGCATCAAGGCGACGATCAGCTAGGAGGAGGTCGCCATCTGCCTGGAGCAGGCAGCCAATAGCTCGATTGAAATCGATATGGTGGTAACGTGTTGAGAGGAAGGATAGGAGGCCGAACGTGGAGCGGGTTTCCATCCGGTGGAGAATCATTGTGCCGATCACATCCACCTCGAGCTTTACGGTAGGTGGGAAGGCTGCGTCGTACCAGATGGTGTTGATGATGATGTTGGAGACAGGATCGAGCGGGCCGTAGCAGTGGCCGGCAATGAGCAGGCTGCGGTGGAAGCGGGAGCGCAGCTCGCCGGCCGGCAGCCGGGCCATGGCATTGAGGTAAAAGCCGTGGATGGCGTCCTGGAGTGTTCCCTTGAGAGCGCTGCTGTGCAGGTACGGCATGCTGCGGGGACAACGAGAATCTGCGACGGCTACAAACGGAGCCCACATGGATGAGTGGAGTGGCAGCGGCGATCCGTCGAGCAGCTTGGCGAGCTTGTCGAGGCTGGATGAGGGGGAGCGCCGGCGCACCTCGTCGAGGAGGCGCGCGGTGTCGTGGAGGCGGCTGGAGATGGCGAGCCAGTCGCACGAGAGCTGGTCAGGGTTTGGGTGcttggcggccatggcggcgcacTTGAAGGCCATGCCGAGGGCGTCGTCGAAGGCGGGCTTGTCGGACCCGATTCGGCTCATGCCGAGGTCCAACGCGACGATGCGGAAGGCGACCATGAGATCGGCGTCGGCGAGCAGCAGGAAGCGAACCGCGTGGCAGTCGGGGAGGTAAGGGAAGAAGCGGGTGAGGAAGGTGACCATGCCGCCCAGCGACCGGCGCTCCAGGTCCCTGAGCTTTTCCTCGGGGACGTACACGAGGTCGCACTCGCCGGCGGCGGCCGGTACCGCGCGCCCGTAGGAGACGAGCGTGTTGGCGACGATGTTGGAGACCGGGTCGAGGAGGCCCAGGCAGAATCCCCCGCCGTCGAGGAAGCGCGCAGCCATGCCGGGCCTCGCCCTGGGGTTCAGCCGCTCCAGCGCCTTGCGGTAGGAGTCTTGGATCTTGCGCAGCAGCCGCGATCTATGCTCAGACTGCTCTTGGCGCAAACCTAACCCGCAATCGAAAATCGGTTTGTAGATCCGGAGATCCGGGGGGCAGTCGGGCACCAGCGCCATCGCCGGCGGCGACGTCCCCTCCAGCTCCGGCTAGAGGGAAGATTCGATCGGATTGGAAAAAGACTTCCGTTCGATCGACTGATTATTCGTTGGCCACCCATCTCGCCGTTGGATCTTTTTTGATCGGATGGCCACGTCAAGGGTAGTCTTTGGTGATTACCGAGGTTTAAAATAGCAGGCTAAAAGAAATAGTGGCGGCATCCTCTAAATAATATAAACGCTATATCGTGGTATATTTCAAATGACGTGTTGAAAAAATATATCAGATAAATTCTTAAAATAAAGGATTTGAGTCCAAAAGTGGTAGATTCGTACATTCATAATCACATACAAAAATAGTTCACCAATTTTTTAGAAGCCTAACATTAGTATTTCACGAGgaaacaacatagtataaattgtTTATTTAAAAATATCATCTTCTGATTTAGAAAAAGAATCAACAGATTAACGTTCATCACCACAAAAAAACAAACATAAATTTCTTCTTTTCTAAACGAGGAAAACTCGAACCCTTGTACCAACAGGCTATAAAAAATAGCGAGCTAACGCTACGATGTTTTAGCACGATATAAGATGCTATTTCAAAAATAGCGTCATAGCGAGCGAAGTTACTAGTAAAATTTAGCGTTTACTGTTAAAATATGTTATTGGGCGCCATTAGCAAATAAATAACGCGCTATTTTAAAACCTTGGTGATTACACATGTTCATGTAAATATATATGTTGAAACTAATGTTCTCCTGAAATTAAATAATTTGATAGATCACATATGTGATGGTTTCGGTGACACTGTTAAACGAAGACAGACCCCATGACGGAAAAAACATCAATGTCTACTTCTTTTCACACAAAAAAGTATTGAAAAGACATTGATGTTAACTATTTGCATCTAGTTGCTAAGGCATAAACATATGGTTTTGCTAATTCTCGGTAAAATGGGATTTAACTTAGATCTCAGTAAAATCTGCGGCCGTTGAATCACGCCAAGATTCACGCGGTTGTCTTCTACCTTGCGCATATCGAGCGGGAGgagggagggggcaggggaacttcCGCCGAGCTAGAGCCGGTGAAGGCGAGGATGaaacttagggttaggggtgcggGTGTGGGACGCCTGCACCGGAGAAGAAGAGACGGGGCTTAGAGGAATGGTCGGGGCGGGGGAGGACCAACGGAGGAGGAGCTTCGACAGGGTGGGGCAGTGAGGCGGCACTGCAGCGTACCGGCCGCGGCCGGGAAGGTCAACGGTTAGGCCAATAGTGGAGGCGGGGGCGTTGCCGGACAGGACGAAGAAGGTGAAGACGTCAGAGCTCTAAGCTAATGCTGGGTAGACTCAGCCCTAGACATACCCATCTTACTATTAAATTGAAATAGATGGGTGGCTGCTGTCACACTTGGGCCAGTTTTACCACATGGGTTTGCTTTTTTACGGGCCTAAATATGCCCCCGCGTGTGTTCACCCGACCTCGCAGGATATGGGTACCGTTTCAACAAAGGGTGTGCCTATATctaagttgactgagattttcttaagtctcagtcaactcagaaaagtgcaactacagtttaaagaaaagtgcaactcggttaGTTGCACATTTCTATCAGAAAAGTGTAATTGCACTTTTTaatagaaaagtgcaactcaaagcacATTTTTGTAATTGACTTAGACTGAAGAAAATCTCGACATAGCAAAACCGTTcaacaaaaggaaaaaagaacGAGAGAAGACCTTCCCTCGGCAGCTCGACCGCGACCATAGATCGATCGGGTGGATTGAAACTCTGACGCGGATGAAATTGCAGAAGCTGTACATCTTCAGTGCGTGTGGGAGGCAGCAGTGTATCCCCGAGTTTAGCGCATCTCCAACCGAGCGACTCAAATGGACACGCtgagccgtccgttttgggccatttgggtggccgagcggacacgcggacagcggcccgcgtccgcgtgtccgtttgggtcgcacgctgcgcccaacgcggcgatccaaaaagacgccacgtggttcgtcttccttgcatggcgctgcgccatggcaggcctcgacgggacagcaATGGTGGGCGGTGGAACGTGCGGGAAAGTTCCCGCGCGCGCCAAGGTTCCCGCGCGTGCGAACActcgcgcccaagtttcccgccaggccgccggctataaaagacggcgcCGGTCTCACAGACCGCATCACCCGCTCCGCCGTCCTCTccccctccaccttctccg
Coding sequences within it:
- the LOC127340743 gene encoding uncharacterized protein isoform X3 encodes the protein MALVPDCPPDLRIYKPIFDCGLGLRQEQSEHRSRLLRKIQDSYRKALERLNPRARPGMAARFLDGGGFCLGLLDPVSNIVANTLVSYGRAVPAAAGECDLVYVPEEKLRDLERRSLGGMVTFLTRFFPYLPDCHAVRFLLLADADLMVAFRIVALDLGMSRIGSDKPAFDDALGMAFKCAAMAAKHPNPDQLSCDWLAISSRLHDTARLLDEVRRRSPSSSLDKLAKLLDGSPLPLHSSMWAPFVAVADSRCPRSMPYLHSSALKGTLQDAIHGFYLNAMARLPAGELRSRFHRSLLIAGHCYGPLDPVSNIIINTIWYDAAFPPTVKLEVDVIGTMILHRMETRSTFGLLSFLSTRYHHIDFNRAIGCLLQADGDLLLADRRLDAEATADLEKAFFAAATAAHHPNPDAQAKVLHSCPSQQISMLLKGSGQLSSEDVQCLARLLCPEAACSEQPLRPFAHPWHLSSHTRISEKINAALSAYAAMQSAEPTYELHTICGVNKYVSGPVGTVGKCYRTHVNFLATPKGTQFPTGTTPLLFFAEFCNDDEKDRAGTLPFVCRVSVPLPCTGSCLFQRINHGFIIKCGIFRLTTKCYCKFQFTFGSLA
- the LOC127340743 gene encoding uncharacterized protein isoform X2; the encoded protein is MALVPDCPPDLRIYKPIFDCGLGLRQEQSEHRSRLLRKIQDSYRKALERLNPRARPGMAARFLDGGGFCLGLLDPVSNIVANTLVSYGRAVPAAAGECDLVYVPEEKLRDLERRSLGGMVTFLTRFFPYLPDCHAVRFLLLADADLMVAFRIVALDLGMSRIGSDKPAFDDALGMAFKCAAMAAKHPNPDQLSCDWLAISSRLHDTARLLDEVRRRSPSSSLDKLAKLLDGSPLPLHSSMWAPFVAVADSRCPRSMPYLHSSALKGTLQDAIHGFYLNAMARLPAGELRSRFHRSLLIAGHCYGPLDPVSNIIINTIWYDAAFPPTVKLEVDVIGTMILHRMETRSTFGLLSFLSTRYHHIDFNRAIGCLLQADGDLLLADRRLDAEATADLEKAFFAAATAAHHPNPDAQAKCLARLLCPEAACSEQPLRPFAHPWHLSSHTRISEKINAALSAYAAMQSAEPTYELHTICGVNKYVSGPVGTVGKCYRTHVNFLATPKGTQFPTGTTPLLFFAEFCNDDEKDRAGTLPFVCRVSVPLPCTERVRCLYCDHMGIRIVHPVGEDFHGRKLDFEKMVCGEDPCDDDFDPAVEKPYYTNMNIIEHSRGTTEMVRGRVEEDCLYNDPLEHSSDEYGRDLTLMSDEYDSDLDSMADKRHVSHPMVITSCCSVY
- the LOC127340743 gene encoding uncharacterized protein isoform X1 is translated as MALVPDCPPDLRIYKPIFDCGLGLRQEQSEHRSRLLRKIQDSYRKALERLNPRARPGMAARFLDGGGFCLGLLDPVSNIVANTLVSYGRAVPAAAGECDLVYVPEEKLRDLERRSLGGMVTFLTRFFPYLPDCHAVRFLLLADADLMVAFRIVALDLGMSRIGSDKPAFDDALGMAFKCAAMAAKHPNPDQLSCDWLAISSRLHDTARLLDEVRRRSPSSSLDKLAKLLDGSPLPLHSSMWAPFVAVADSRCPRSMPYLHSSALKGTLQDAIHGFYLNAMARLPAGELRSRFHRSLLIAGHCYGPLDPVSNIIINTIWYDAAFPPTVKLEVDVIGTMILHRMETRSTFGLLSFLSTRYHHIDFNRAIGCLLQADGDLLLADRRLDAEATADLEKAFFAAATAAHHPNPDAQAKVLHSCPSQQISMLLKGSGQLSSEDVQCLARLLCPEAACSEQPLRPFAHPWHLSSHTRISEKINAALSAYAAMQSAEPTYELHTICGVNKYVSGPVGTVGKCYRTHVNFLATPKGTQFPTGTTPLLFFAEFCNDDEKDRAGTLPFVCRVSVPLPCTERVRCLYCDHMGIRIVHPVGEDFHGRKLDFEKMVCGEDPCDDDFDPAVEKPYYTNMNIIEHSRGTTEMVRGRVEEDCLYNDPLEHSSDEYGRDLTLMSDEYDSDLDSMADKRHVSHPMVITSCCSVY